From one Esox lucius isolate fEsoLuc1 chromosome 11, fEsoLuc1.pri, whole genome shotgun sequence genomic stretch:
- the LOC105012956 gene encoding cytochrome c oxidase subunit 6A, mitochondrial, with protein MASPASMVARRALAAASHAGHDGGSVRTWKILTFVLALPGVGVCMANAYLKMQHHPHENPEFVPYPHLRIRTKKWPWGDGNHSLFHNPHTNPLPDGYEGPHH; from the exons ATGGCGTCTCCTGCTTCGATGGTGGCTCGCAGGGCATTGGCTGCTGCATCACATGCAGGCCATGATGGAGGATCCG TTAGGACCTGGAAGATTCTAACATTCGTGTTGGCTCTACCTGGTGTGGGTGTCTGCATGGCCAACGCCTATCTGAAGATGCAACACCATCCCCATGAAAACCCTGAGTTTGTGCCCTACCCACACCTGCGTATCCGCACCAAG AAATGGCCTTGGGGCGATGGAAACCACTCTCTCTTCCACAACCCTCACACCAATCCTCTTCCTGATGGTTATGAGGGCCCCCACCACTAA
- the armc5 gene encoding armadillo repeat-containing protein 5, which translates to MASKPVPGNRKSGTGNAKEVSSASPESSLTWCLSQLSKSGRATAERQEPGTAGPVSNAPKELEKRVKVGQWRALVAIRTQHIKAGSSGISRFRGQGGLRLLLDLLKHPECSRKTLDLALSILANCCTERQTRVEVRKLDGISTVVDILRKNVAMVTIQNRAARALGNLAMDPESSTLIHSAGGIPLLLLCVSMSSSPSSPSDDPLEAPTPKIECAQSAARALLYLADTPSNRLLLLTQGTMTALAPLIAPEYPLGLKRAALRTLHELTRGCGVECAREVSRSGVLAQLGVMALGEAGKPFEELALKTLANMCTQGCLRPLVGSLGVIQKFTEEVKKDSLKSGVFLKALCLCCKEAVNRAKVKESGGLEVLIGFLGVHRSHPLARLVILACVDFVYDEAALEQLQDLGLVPLLVARLVELAKGEEASAGKTDVSAASAISASELLSTTCFDSFDFPPPEGNRKEEMGKEHVLGSSSFLSLRSWLVSEGLISSEGDLLDSSGGTEADWVIPSSSPQTSSSGCHSPLKCSSPTRSPPSSTPLAPPESGTLSTPSTSTCDPAQVHIPSSSKAADLSAFVPLPSSTSTPQAQPGTCNSSLPIPAKPPLTPTSPSKFSPQRKRPRVTSSSRSSVVPIDTPPSVSRPQAYNHPYHPEPWAPESPILLLLSRFSHATDPSAALVNSGIISGLLFYLSQHQDPSGRCFRMLCRLSCNPNCLQALVRTGSVALIRHHLVQRGSNPESWGAGERQTDRVKAKVKQLGLALLSNLRVQCESGFGSGVLSHVMLSGTESDKLNCALSLPLINGNKVLLKKLLLDNGGLLLALEPLGCNEDDEEEEHHSSECRLLLSDCLNFPQHVSAPQVHSLYFSLLIGCLSSLMGFPKTVLDKRRSRILSPIKPSSVAETSKYSPPPLKMPRLACLCPYNESTYDLLFLLDDGSQVSANREAVAGAEGTEVVGSEYFRALLRGGFGEAQGGTGEAIPIRDVTQGMLLPVLHYLHGCRLNQDGETAEDQGEDTGREGRLQCQVLGSLASEGLVVCKDSPEETSPEAQSFQKTPLAETMMGACRFLVTELQRDVEDLCVSLLNCSAKSACRTADSGKKPPSNTDQYGSEGESADESLANRTSGLELSGSEAQMDSLAPAGQTEPLHSSGLQPSQQNETRQPPATAAGQNDDTVPKTSGPRPCVSPLKSRSASKCFKRRSSKLRRVSNAQKPLEDCAQDSKVVRDRWALLPQVYWFSQRYSYPGLGKACLSLLLGSQGSSQPRPSSLAADCLRRLAREADCTETLKRDLVSLATRALT; encoded by the exons ATGGCCTCAAAACCTGTGCCAGGGAACCGGAAAAGTGGGACAGGCAATGCCAAAGAAGTGTCTTCAGCTTCCCCAGAGTCCTCTCTGACCTGGTGCCTGTCTCAACTCTCAAAATCTGGGAGAGCCACAGCTGAGCGCCAAGAGCCAGGGACAGCAGGACCGGTCTCCAATGCACCCAAAGAGCTAGAAAAGAGGGTCAAAGTTGGGCAGTGGCGAGCACTGGTGGCCATCCGCACGCAGCACATTAAAGCAGGAAGCAGTGGGATTTCCAGATTTCGAGGCCAGGGTGGACTACGCCTCCTCCTGGACCTGCTCAAGCATCCTGAATGTTCCAGGAAAACTCTGGACCTAGCCCTCAGCATCCTGGCCAACTGCTGCACTGAAAGACAGACACGAGTTGAG GTTAGGAAGCTTGATGGAATATCTACTGTAG TGGATATTCTGAGGAAGAATGTAGCCATGGTGACAATCCAGAACAGAGCAGCCAGGGCGTTGGGTAACTTGGCCATGGACCCAGAGAGTTCAACGCTCATCCACTCTGCCG GTGGCATTCCACTCCTgctcctctgtgtctctatgtcatcttccccatcctctccttctGATGACCCTCTGGAAGCCCCCACCCCTAAAATAGAATGTGCTCAGTCCGCTGCCCGTGCCCTCCTCTACCTTGCAGACACCCCATCAAACCGACTCTTGCTGCTCACCCAGGGTACTATGACAGCCCTAGCCCCGCTTATTGCTCCTGAGTACCCTCTGGGTCTGAAGAGGGCAGCTCTCCGGACCCTCCATGAGCTCACCAGGGGCTGTGGTGTGGAGTGTGCCAGAGAGGTGTCCCGATCTGGGGTTCTAGCTCAACTAGGTGTCATGGCTTTGGGGGAGGCAGGAAAACCCTTTGAGGAACTGGCTTTGAAAACGCTTGCCAACATGTGCACTCAAGGCTGCttacgtcctctagtgggatcCTTGGGTGTCATCCAGAAGTTTACGGAGGAGGTAAAGAAGGACAGCCTCAAGTCTGGAGTATTCCTTAAGGCTCTCTGCTTATGCTGCAAAGAGGCAGTGAACCGGGCCAAGGTGAAAGAGAGTGGCGGGTTGGAGGTATTGATTGGCTTCCTGGGTGTCCATCGGAGCCACCCCCTTGCCCGATTGGTCATTCTGGCTTGTGTTGACTTTGTTTATGATGAAGCTGCCCTGGAACAGTTACAAGATCTGGGACTAGTTCCCCTGCTAGTCGCTCGGTTAGTGGAGCTGGCTAAAGGTGAGGAGGCGTCTGCTGGAAAGACCGATGTGAGTGCCGCCTCCGCCATCTCTGCCTCTGAGCTGCTTTCTACAACATGTTTTGACTCATTTGACTTCCCACCCCCTGAGGGAAACAGGAAAGAGGAAATGGGGAAAGAGCATGTCCTTGGGTCATCAAGCTTTCTAAGCCTGAG GTCTTGGTTGGTGTCCGAGGGATTGATCTCATCTGAGGGGGATCTTCTCGACTCTTCTGGGGGCACTGAGGCAGATTGGGTTATCCCCTCTTCGTCTCCTCAAACTTCATCCTCTGGCTGTCATTCTCCTTTAAAATGCTCATCTCCTACAAGATCACCACCTTCCTCAACTCCCTTAGCCCCACCCGAATCTGGGACTCTTTCCACTCCCTCTACATCAACATGCGATCCGGCTCAGGTCCACATTCCGTCTTCCTCAAAAGCCGCTGACCTGTCTGCGTTCGTCCCTCTAccctcctctacctccaccCCCCAAGCCCAGCCTGGCACCTGTAACTCTTCTCTTCCTATCCCCGCGAAGCCCCCGCTCACTCCCACCTCCCCATCCAAGTTCTCCCCTCAGAGGAAAAGGCCACGTGTGACTTCAAGCAGCCGCTCCAGTGTGGTGCCCATCGACACCCCTCCCTCGGTGTCCCGACCTCAGGCGTACAACCATCCCTACCACCCTGAGCCCTGGGCCCCGGAGTCGCccatccttctcctcctctcgcGCTTCTCTCACGCCACCGACCCCAGTGCTGCCCTGGTCAACTCGGGCATCATCTCCGGCTTACTGTTTTACCTCAGCCAGCACCAGGACCCCAGCGGCAGGTGCTTCCGCATGCTATGCAGGCTGAGCTGCAACCCCAATTGTCTGCAGGCGCTGGTCCGGACCGGCTCAGTGGCTCTGATCCGCCACCACCTCGTCCAGAGAGGGAGTAATCCGGAGAGTTGGGGAGCTGGCGAGAGGCAAACTGATAGAGTCAAAGCCAAAGTGAAGCAGCTGG GTCTAGCTCTGCTCAGTAATCTGCGCGTCCAGTGTGAGTCTGGATTTGGTTCTGGAGTCCTGAGCCATGTGATGCTGTCCGGCACAGAGTCAGACAAACTGAACTGTGCCCTGTCTCTGCCACTTATTAATGG GAACAAGGTTCTGTTGAAGAAACTTCTTCTGGACAACGGTGGACTTCTTTTGGCTCTGGAGCCTCTGGGATGTAATGAGGATGACGAAGAGGAAGAGCATCACAGCAGTGAATGCCGACTACTCCTCTCAGACTGTCTCAACTTCCCTCAGCATGTCTCTGCCCCCCAGGTCCACTCTTTATATTTTTCCCTGCTGATTGGTTGCCTCTCCAGCCTGATGGGTTTCCCCAAAACTGTACTGGACAAACGAAGGTCGAGGATACTCAGTCCCATCAAACCGTCGTCGGTCGCTGAGACCAGTAAATATTCACCCCCTCCCTTAAAAATGCCTCGTCTGGCCTGCCTTTGTCCTTACAACGAATCAACCTATGACCTCCTCTTCCTGCTGGATGACGGGAGTCAGGTGTCAGCCAATAGGGAAGCCGTGGCAGGGGCGGAGGGCACTGAGGTGGTGGGGTCCGAGTACTTCCGGGCCCTGTTGAGGGGGGGCTTCGGAGAGGCccagggagggacaggggaggcCATCCCCATCAGGGACGTGACCCAAGGCATGCTGCTGCCAGTGCTGCACTATCTGCATGGCTGTCGCCTGAACCAGGATGGAGAGACGGCCGAGGACCAGGGCGAAGACACCGGGAGGGAGGGCCGGCTGCAGTGTCAGGTTCTAGGAAGCCTGGCTTCTGAAGGACTGGTTGTCTGTAAGGACAGCCCAGAGGAAACGTCACCAGAGGCCCAGAGCTtccagaagaccccactggctGAAACCATGATGGGGGCCTGTAGGTTTCTGGTGACAGAGTTGCAGAGGGATGTGGAGGATCTGTGCGTGTCTCTGCTGAACTGCTCCGCCAAGTCCGCCTGTCGAACTGCGGACAGTGGGAAGAAGCCTCCATCTAACACTGACCAGTACGGGTCGGAGGGGGAGTCCGCTGATGAGAGCTTGGCCAACCGTACGTCTGGACTGGAGCTGAGTGGTTCTGAAGCCCAGATGGACTCCTTGGCCCCCGCAGGCCAGACTGAGCCACTACATAGTTCTGGACTCCAGCCCTCTCAGCAGAACGAGACCAGGCAGCCCCCAGCCACTGCTGCTGGCCAGAACGATGATACTGTGCCAAAGACCTCAGGGCCACGACCATGCGTCAGTCCTCTGAAGTCAAGGTCCGCCTCAAAATGCTTCAAGAGACGTTCTTCTAAGCTGCGGCGTGTTTCAAACGCACAGAAACCGTTGGAGGACTGTGCCCAAGACTCAAAAGTTGTCAGGGATCGATGGGCCCTCCTACCCCAGGTGTACTGGTTCTCCCAGCGGTACAGCTACCCTGGTCTAGGCAAGGCCTGCCTGTCCCTGCTGCTGGGCTCTCAGGGGTCCTCACAGCCCCGCCCTTCCTCCCTAGCGGCAGACTGCCTGCGGAGACTGGCCCGAGAGGCAGACTGTACAGAGACTCTGAAACGCGACCTAGTGAGTCTGGCCACCAGGGCTCTGacctga